GACCTTAACTAAGTACAAGTAGAATGTAGCTTTAAATTATTGTCAAAGCCACTCAAAGTTCAAACTCTCATTCAATTGAGCATGCATAGTCTACTAATCGAAAGTCCTCGACATTATCTCCCAACAATGGTCAATGTTGAGACCAGTATTGACTATTCGACATGAATGTTGATTCATTTACTGGGAATATAGCACCAGGGTGACTACAAGACTAGAGAAGATAACATTATTACGACAGGCAAAAAACTTGAAACCAGAAAGTAATGAAAAGACGACGATCCCTCATAATTTGGGCAACCAACATTCTCAAGATGAATTCAAAGTAAAATATACAAGTTTGCCGTTTTACCCCCTTTATTATGCGACATAACAGAGCGTCAAGGGTGGGTGTTTGGCAAGTAGGCCTTAGCTCCATGTCTTCCCTATCACAATTCCGGGTtgaatataaaaacaaaaaccagaAAATCTTGGACCCCTTAGTCCTCCCAGGAAAAAAAAATCCAGTGTCACAGAAACTTAAATTATTTCTGTAGTTATCGATGAAGATAATGAAAGAAAGTTGCTGGAGTTAATAATCTAAGCTGCAGATTCCTTGGCAATCTTCTCTGCCTTGGCAATGACCTCCTCGATTCCACCGACCATATAGAATGATTGTTCTGAAAGATCATCGTATTTCCCGTCCAGGACTCCCTGCAAAATTCAATTACAAGAAAGAAATAATCAGCAAATTGATTTCTGAATATGCACAAACATAGCAGGAAGTTATCATCTCAGATAAACTTCACCAAATAACAGGGAGGAAAGACTTAAAATCATATggtaaaatttaattcataaaGAATCACTTCAACTTGCTGAAAGGTGAGGACTATACAATACCAGGAATAACATGTAAGAAAAGGGGtgtagtaaaaagaaaaattgtttccGTGGTAAACTAAACAAGTATAGGAGGCGTTAAGAGCTAAGTGAACAAAATTCTTTTTGATGAGATCTAACTTCTAAACAATCACAGTATCTTACAACAAGATTCTAAATTGAGATTTGTTACCTGGAAACTGTTAATGCTCTCCTTCAAGTCAACATATTTTCCAGGAGCACCCGTGAAAACTTCAGCAACATGGAAAGGCTGACTGAGGAATCTCTGGATCTTACGTGCACGGGCAACAGTCATCTTATCATCTTCACTCAGCTCATCCATACCCAAAATGGCAATAATATCTTGAAGATTCTTGTAGTTTTGAAGAACTTTCTGTACCCCACGAGCAGTATTGTAATGATCTTCTCCCAAAATGTGAGGTGAGAGCATACGAGATGTAGAATCAAGTGGATCAACAGCAGGATAAATACCAAGCTCAGAAATCTGGTATCCAAAATACGCGAAGTTAGAAAATTGTAACTGCACTCTACAAGGAACGAAAAATTAAGTTATAGTTCAAGTTAAGAAATGGCATCATACTTGACGGGACAACACAGTCGTGGCATCCAAGTGAGCAAAGGTAGTTGCAGGGGCAGGATCTGTCAAGTCATCAGCAGGCACATAGATAGCCTGGACAGATGTAATAGAACCTTTCTTGGTTGTAGTGATACGCTCTTGAAGACCTCCAAGATCTGTAGCCAAAGTTGGTTGATAACCGACAGCAGATGGGATACGACCAAGCAAAGCAGAGACCTCTGAGTTAGCCTGTTTTGATACAAAAGCAACTAGTAAGCAACAGTAGAGTTGTATAAAATAAGAGAACTTTAGCAGTCATAGGCAAGCCAACCTGGGTAAATCTGAAAATGTTGTCAATAAAGAGAAGCACATCCTGCCCCTCAGCATCTCTGAAGTGCTCAGCCACAGTCAATCCTGTAAGGCCAACACGGGCACGAGCACCAGGGGGCTCATTCATTTGACCATATACAAGAGCGCACTTGCTTTCACTCTAATCAATccaataaaagataaaatgtcAACAACATGGGACAAAAATTTTGATGAAGGGGTAAAACAATTAATTCTGTCTGAATAGAACACATACTTGCTTTTCACCTAGCTTAATAACACCACTTTCAATCATTTCCCTGTACAAATCATTGCCCTCACGAGTACGTTCACCAACACCAGCAAAGACGGAGAAACCACCTGAAAGAGTTGAGCCTCAGTCAGATAAGTTTCACACTGACTTACATATAACATAATAAGAAGACAACCCATAAGCAGCACTAACCATGTGCCTTTGCAACGTTGTTAATCAGTTCCATAATGAGCACGGTCTTTCCCACACCAGCACCACCAAAAAGCCCAATCTTTCCTCCCCTTTGGTAAGGGGCAAGAAGATCAACAACCTGGTCAGAAGTTAAGCAAACAATGAGATTGGCATTGTCATAACGTTGAGTAGAAATTACACTTCAGGAACCAATATATGCTCAGCAAGAGAGATACATACGAGAACATTGAATAAAATTGTTTGATTAGCATACCTTGATACCAGTAACAAGAATTTGTTGTTCAGTTGCCTGCTCAACAAAGGCAGGAGCTTCACGATGAATTGGCAAAAAGTGATCGGTTGCTGCAGCGATATTCAGAGATAGAGATATAACTTTCAGAACTCTTCACGGAACAAATAAAACAAGGGATAAAGTATTTAGGACTTACTAATGTCGCCTCTCTCATCAATAGGCTCTCCAATAACATTCATGATACGGCCAAGGGTGGACCTACCGACAGGGACCTGCCATCACAATTAAACCATCAGTTCAGCGCAAAAAAGTAGTAAGTGAATGGCAAATAGATCTATAACCCATATTCTCACTGAAAGCAGGATATCAACTGAAACAAAACATCAACCACTGCACCTCAACCCAAATTAGCTGGATCAGCTATACAGCTACTactcaattatttttcatt
This DNA window, taken from Solanum lycopersicum chromosome 5, SLM_r2.1, encodes the following:
- the LOC101261919 gene encoding ATP synthase subunit beta, mitochondrial, producing MASRRLMASLLRSTAQRGGAISRSPLANSIPKATSRASPAGFLLNRAVKYATSAAAPADKSATPPKSSGNEPTGKITDEFTGAGAVGKVCQVIGAVVDVRFDEGLPPILTALEVLDNQIRLVLEVAQHLGENMVRTIAMDGTEGLVRGQRVLNTGSPITVPVGRSTLGRIMNVIGEPIDERGDITTDHFLPIHREAPAFVEQATEQQILVTGIKVVDLLAPYQRGGKIGLFGGAGVGKTVLIMELINNVAKAHGGFSVFAGVGERTREGNDLYREMIESGVIKLGEKQSESKCALVYGQMNEPPGARARVGLTGLTVAEHFRDAEGQDVLLFIDNIFRFTQANSEVSALLGRIPSAVGYQPTLATDLGGLQERITTTKKGSITSVQAIYVPADDLTDPAPATTFAHLDATTVLSRQISELGIYPAVDPLDSTSRMLSPHILGEDHYNTARGVQKVLQNYKNLQDIIAILGMDELSEDDKMTVARARKIQRFLSQPFHVAEVFTGAPGKYVDLKESINSFQGVLDGKYDDLSEQSFYMVGGIEEVIAKAEKIAKESAA